In Desulfuromonadaceae bacterium, the sequence GCTCTCGCTTTTGAGGGGAATCTGTTTGCGTTGCTGTTTTCTACCGAGGATCAAAAAGAGGGTATGCGGGCTTTCATTGGAAAACGACCGACCGTTTTCCTTCATAAATAGTGAGGTGAATGATTATGAACTTTCAATTGACCGAAGAGCAAAAATTGATTCGCGACACCGTCCGCGCCTTCGCAGAAAACGAACTCGCCGAGGGGAGCAAGGAGCGCGACGAACAGGAACGGTTCGATCGTGTGCTGATGTTCGACAAACTGGGTGAGCTCGGTCTGACCGGAATTATAGTCCCGGAAGAGTTTGGCGGTGCCGGAGCCGATTATCTCAGTTATGCGATTGCTGTTGAAGAGCTATCGCGGGTCTGTGCGTCAACCGGCGTAACCCTGTCAGCACACCTGTCGCTCGGTGCCAATCCGATTTACCTCTTCGGCAGCGAAAAGCAGAAGCAAAATTATTTGACCCCACTGGCCGAAGGGTCGAAAATGGGGGCCTTCGGTCTGACTGAGCCCTCCGCAGGTTCTGATGCCGGCGGCACCCGGACCTTTGCTCTGCGCGACGGCGATGAATGGGTGCTCAACGGTACGAAAATTTTCACCACCAACGGCGGCGAGGCCGAAATCTACATCATTTTTGCCCGTACCGACAAGCATGCTGAAAAACATCATGGCATCAGCGCCTTCATCGTCGAAAAGGAGACCCCTGGCTTCGCTTTCGGCAAGAAGGAAGAGAAGATGGGGATTCGCGCATCGTTGACCCGCGAGCTGGTATTTGAAAATTGTCGGATTCCGATCAACAATCTGCTTGGCCCTGAGGGTTCAGGGTTCAAAATCGCCATGAAGACCCTCGACGGCGGCCGCATCGGCATCGCTTCACAGGCGCTCGGCATCGCTCAAGGGGCCTTCGACGCAGCCGTTTCCTACGCCAAAGAGCGCAAGCAGTTCGACCAGCCGATTGCCGGTTTTCAAGCGGTGCAGTTCATGCTCGCCGATATGGCGACCCAGATTGAGGCCGCGCGGCTGCTGGTTTACCAGGCCGCCTATCGTGCCAGCGCCGGACTGTCGTATTCTAAAGACGCGGCGATGGCCAAATTGTTCGCGTCGGAGACGGCGATGCAGGTGACGACTAAGGCGGTGCAGGTGTTCGGCGGCTACGGTTACACCCGGGATTATCCGGTCGAACGGATGATGCGTGACGCCAAGATTACCGAACTGTACGAGGGGACCAGCGAAATCCAGCGAGTTGTCATCGGCTCCATGATTTGTCGATAACAAAAATGTTTTAGTCAGCGGAGGCAAGATGGAATTTACGCGTGAAATCTACTGGAATGTCGGCAGCTCGGCCGGGGTCTTGATCCCGATGTATCTGCTGACGTTTTTCGCCTTCGTAATATTAGGATACGGATTCTGGCAGCGTATCAAGGTTTATCGTCAAGGACAGGAGCTGAACCGGACCGACCAGCTTGATCGGCGCATTATCGATACAGTGCGCTCGATCCTGCTGCAGAGTAAACTGCTGCGGGTTGCAGGGCCGGGATGGACTCATGCGCTCTTCTTCTGGGGATTTCTGCTCCTCTTTATCGGCACCTGCCTGATTGTGGTACAGGCCGATTTTACCGACCCTCTGTTCGATATCAAATTTCTCACCGGCACATTTTATAAACTTTTTTCGATCACCCTTGATATCGCCGGTCTGGTCGCGATTGTCATGCTGGCTGGCCTGTTTGTCCGCCGTTATATCGTCCGTCCTGAAGGTCTGGCGAATACAAAAGACGATCTGCTCATGCACGGTCTGCTGTTCACAATCCTGATCACCGGCTTCGTCATCGAAGGGGCACGCATGGCGGTGACCGAACTCGGCACCCCCCTGGCGATCTGGTCGCCGGTCGGGCTGGTTTTCGCCAAAGCTATGGCGCCTATCGACCCGGAAGCGTTGCGTTCCTTGCACAAGGCGACCTGGTGGCTGCATCTGTTTCTGGTCATCGGCTTTATTATTTCGATCCCGTTTTCAAAATTTCGTCATATCTTCACCACCAGCGCTAACTATCTGTTTGTCGACCGTGGGCCGAAAGGGAATATGGTCACCCTCGACCTGGAGGATGAAGCGGCTGAATCGTTTGGCACTGCACATCTGACCGATCTGAGCTGGAAAGATATTTTTGATGCGGACGCCTGTACCGTTTGCAAGCGGTGTCAGGATCGTTGTCCGGCGTATGCAACGGACAAACCGCTATCACCGATGAAAGTGGTCAATCAAATTGGTGAGGTCGCTTTTACTTCTCCCGAGGCGAATTTGATCGAGACCGTCTCCACCGACGTTCTTTGGGCCTGTACCACCTGCCGCGCCTGTCAGGAGATCTGTCCGGCGAGTATCGAACATGTCAACAAGATCCTCGATATGCGGCGCAATCTGGTACTGATGGAAGGGGAATTCCCCGGTGAAGAGGTGATGACGGCGGTGAATCAGGTCGAAGTCAACGGCAACCCTCTCGGCATCGGTTACGCGACGCGCGGCGACTGGGCTGCAGGTCTCGACGTCAAGCTGTTGTCCGAAGATCCGGATGTCGACATCCTCTACTTCGTCGGCTGTTATGCCTCGTTTGACAAACGGAATCAGGCGATCGCCAAGGCGTTTATCAGGCTCTGTACGGCGGCCGGAGTGAAGGTCGGTATTCTTGGAAAAGAGGAAAAATGTTGCGGCGAACCGGTCCGCAAAATGGGGAATGAATATCTCTATCAGTCTGTTGCTGCAGAAAACATCGCGCTGATCAAACAGTATGAAGTCAAACAGATTGTCACCACCTGTCCGCACTGCTTCAACACCTTGGCCAAGGATTATCGCGATCTTGATTTCGATACTCCGGTGGAACATTACACCGTCTTTCTCGAAAAACTGCTGGGGGAGGGCCGTTTGAAGTTCACCCCTGACAATCCGTTAAACTGCACCTATCACGATTCCTGTTATCTTGGTCGTTACAACGACATTTACGAAGCACCGCGCGCGCTACTTGCGGCGGCCGGAATCAAGCTCAATGAGATGACTAAAAATCGGGCGGAGAGTTTCTGTTGCGGCGCCGGTGGCGGCCGGATTATGGCAGAGGAGAAGCTCGGCAGCCGGATCAGCGAAACCCGGGTGAAGATGGCGGCGGAGACAGACGCGTCAACGCTGGTCTCCAACTGTCCGTTTTGTCTGACCATGTTCGAGGACGGGGTCAAAGGGGCGGAACTCGAGGGTCAACTGACGCCGAAGGATATCGCCGAGATTCTGGTCGAGCGGTTGGATGTATAAAAATCGATTCTGTCGGGCCTTTTGTAAAAGGTTGTCATCCCAACAATGCCTCTATCAAAAGATCCTGCATTTTCAACCAGTTAAAGAACTGGATTCCCGATTAAAATCACTTCGGGAATGACGTAAGAGGACGATTGCAAAAGGCTCTGTTGAATGAGTTCAACTTAAAATAGCGGGAGGTTAACGATGAAAATTCTGGTCTGTATCAAGCAGGTTCCCGATATGGAATCAAAATTCAAGCTGAATAGCGAAGGAAACTGGTACGACAATTCGGATCTCGCCTGGCGGATGAACGAATATGACGAATACGCGGTAGAGCAGGCGGTGCAGCTTAAGACCCAGGTCGACGAGGCCGACCTGACGGTTCTCTCGATCGGTCCGGATCGGGTCAAGGAGATGATGAAGAAGGCTCTGGCGATGGGGTGTGATCGCGGCGTCCACATCAGCGACGACGACTCTTTCAAAAAGGATCCCTATGAAATCGCATCGATAATCGCCGCATTTGCCAAAGGCAAGGAGTTCGATCTCATCTTTACCGGGATGCAGTCTCAGGATCGTGGTTCAGGACAGGTTGGGGTGTTGGTTGCAGAGATGCTAGGAATTCCGAGTATCACGACCATCGTCGACTTTGCCTTTGATGCCGGTCAGATAACCGCCAAACGTGAACTCGAAGGTGGCATCAAGGCGCTCATCAAGACGACGGCCCCGGCGCTTTTGACTTGTCAGCTCGGTCTTAACACTCCACGCTATCCGACCCTGCCGAATATCATGAAAGCAAAGAAGAAGGAGCTGCTCTCGATCCCGGTTGCAGAGTTGCATAAGGTTGAAAGTAAGCAGGAGACGGCCAGGATGTACTTCCCGGAGAAGAGGGGGGGAGGATTGGTCCTTGAAGGTGCGGTGGGGGATCTCGCCGATCAGCTGATTAAAATCCTGAAAGACAAAACTGCCGTGCTGGCGTAAGAGCCTATCTGGCTTAACAAGGACCTACTGCAAAATCGGCTGATTGGTCCATATTTACGGCAATCTTCGACAGATAGCGCAACTATTCGCTCTTAGATTCCCATGAATCTGGCCTCAAACATCCACTTTTTCGTTACGGCCCGTCAAACCAGACAGGCTCTTGGGAGGAAAAAATGAAAACCTTACTCGTTGCAGAATATAGAGACGGCAAACTGCTCAACAGCAGTTATGAACTCGTCGCCTTCGCACAGCAACTCGATGCAGAAAGCGCCATGTTCCTGGTCGGTGCACAGAGCACCCTCCCGGCCTATAACGGGACGCTCTATCTGGCCGATGCTGGCAAATATGGCGAATATAACCCGGCGGTTCATAAACAACTTCTGCTTGATGTTATTGCCAAAGAACAACCCGATATGGTGGTCTTTTCCCACAGTTCGTATGGCTGGGATCTGGCGCCGCGTATAGCTTTGGCACTCAATGCCGCCCAGATTTCTGAAGTTGTCGATATCGTTGATGGGATTCCGGTTGCACCGGCCTGTAACTCCAAGTTAAGACGTGATGTTAAAGCAAAAACAAGTCAGATCATTTTGACTCTTCAGGGTGGGGCGTTCGGTCTGGAAGGCGCACCGAGCGGCACTCCGACAGTAGTGCCGATCGATACCGGTGCCGCCGCACAGGTAGAGTTCTGCGGTTATGAAGAAGCCGAAGCAGGGGGAGTCGACCTCTCCAGGGCAGAGGTAATCGTCAGCGCCGGTCGCGGTATCGGCAAACCGGAGAACCTGGCCATCATCGAAGCTCTGGCCAAAGCTCTCAAAGGGGAGTATGGGGCGAGTCGCCCGGTGGTTGATTCCGAGTGGGCCGATCACAGTCGTCAGGTCGGAACCACCGGACAGACCGTCTCACCCAAATTATATATAGCCTGCGGTATTTCCGGCGCGATCCAGCATCTGGCCGGGATGAAGAAATCGGAATTCGTGGTGGCGATCAATACCGACAAAGACGCCCCGATCGGCGAAGTCGCCGATGTGTTGATTGTTGCCGACCTGAAGGAATTTGTGCCAGCGCTCACTGCAAAGATCCAGGCGCTTTAAAACAAACACTCAAAAAGGTCCAATATCATGATTGCAACTATTTTTTCCGGCCTGGAGGGGAGTTATACCCCAGGTGAAATCGAAGCGGAAACCAGCTTCTACTTTTCGATTGATGAGATCAAAAGAACGGTGGTCCTCACCCCGGAAACCTGCCGGGTTGAAGAGGGGAAAACAATCGATGCGGCCGATTGCGTCTGTAAGACCGACACCGATTTTTTCCTGAAAATATGGAACGACGGCTATCGTCCGGGGATGACCGATTTTATGAGCGGCAAGATTAAGTCTAACGATCCGCTGACGCTCAAGGATTTTCTTGCCGCATTCGGAAAATAGGTAGAGAGAGGGTGCCCTCTGCGGCGATTCCAGCAGGCCAGATTTTCAGCAGGAAATGACGGACGTCAATTTCCTGCGGCAGAAATGCACCAATGATTGTGCCGCGCGCAAATCATTGGTGCCTGACGGCATGATAAAGCTGATGACAGTGTTGATAATATGATAAGATGTTCATCCCGAAGAAATTGTATACACTTTACCATCAGCTTGAATCACGCCGCAATTCGGTGAGAATCTGAATGTTTGAAAACCATCCCATCATACCAAAAACACTCAATATTCCCGGTTCCGGAGCGCCTTCCCCGGAAGGGGTCTTCACCCTCGCCCTGTATACCCTGATCGCCACTGTGATCATCGGCGTGCTCCTCTTTCTGGCCTGGTTTCTCGGCCAGAAAACCCGTTCACCGCTCAAAAACAGTTCCTATGAATCGGGCGTCATTCCCACCGGCTCCTCGCGGCTGGTCGATCCGGTCCCTTTTTATCTGGTCGCAATCTTTTTTATCGTTTTTGATCTGGAAGTCGTTTTCGTCCTCGCCTGGGCGGTCGCCTATGATCTCCTGGGCTGGGCCGGTTTTGCCCAGATCGGCTGTTTCGTCGTTATCCTCTTTCTCGGGCTGGTCTATCTGTGGCGCGTCGGCGCGCTCGACTGGTCGCCTCCCGCCGCCCGTGCGCGGCGTTTTTCCGTGACCGGAGGCAACGATCGATGACGGAAAAACTCCCCGACAACGTCATTCTGACCACCCTCGACGACGCCATCAACTGGGGGCGCAAGAACAGCCTCTGGCCTGCTTTTTTCGGTCTGTCGTGTTGCTTCGTCGAGATGATGACGAGCATGACGCCGCGCTTTGATCTCGCCCGTTTCGGCGCGGAAGTGCTGCGCGGTTCGCCACGCGAAGCCGACCTGATGATCATCTCCGGCACCCCGTTCAAGAAGATGGGGGCCTCAATCCTGCGCATCTACGCACAGATGGCCAACCCCAAATGGGTCATTTCCATGGGCAGTTGCGCCAACTCCGGCGGGATGTACGATGTCTACAGCGTCATCCAGGGGGTCAACCAGCTATTGCCGGTCGATGTCTATATCCCCGGTTGTCCCCCGCGCCCCGAGGCGTTCATACAGGGGCTGATGCTGTTGCAGCAGAAGATCGTCAACGAGGAATCGCCCGCCCGCAAAGTGCTCGGCATGACCGGCGGCTGTGAAGGCTCGACCGGCCCGGTGCTGGTCGACGGCGTCAGCAAGGCGCGTGACCCACGCGGCCCCGGCTACACCGGCAGCTCCATTCGTGGCACCTCGATGCAGCACCCGGATTTCACCGGCAATCGGGCGCGCCGCCACTGGCGGCCGGCGCAACCCCGCGTCGCATTTCCGCAACAATCTGATTTGAGTGCGGTCCTGCATGAACGCTTCGGCGTTCAGGTGCGGGTCGATCCCGGCGCCGCCGATATGCAGACCCTGATCGCCACCCCGGCAGCAACTCCGGCGCTGCTCCGATTTCTCAAGGACGAGGCGCCACAGCGTTATCGGCGGCTGGAGGATTTAACCGCTGTCGACGAGAGCGGTCGCCACCCCGGCAACGCTGAACGCTTTACCCTCACGTATCATCTGCTTAATTTTGACGATCCCGGCTATCTGCGCGTCAAGACCCCGCTGCGCGGTGATTTCCCCCAGGCACCGTCGATCACCGACATCTGGCCCGCCGCCGACTGGTACGAGCGCGAAGTCTTTGATATGTTCGGGATTGATTTCGCCGGACACCCCGACCTGCGGCGCATCCTCCTTCCTCCCAGCTGGGAAGGGCACCCGCTGCGCAAGGAACACCCCTCGCGCGCCACCGAAATGGCCCCGTTCACGGCCACTACCGCGCAACAATTTGAGCCCCTCGACGCCGGTGAATTCTTCAAGGGGAAACCGCTGGCGGACGATGACCGGGCGATGCTCCTCAACCTCGGACCACACCATCCAGGCACCCACGGCGTGCTGCGTCTGGTCGCCAAATTGCGCGGCGAAGAAGTGCTCGACCTTGATGCCGATATCGGCTATCACCACCGCGGCGCGGAAAAGATCGCCGAACGCCAGCACTGGAACCAATATATCCCCTACAGCGACCGGGTCGATTACCTGTCCGGAATTCTGAACAATCTCGCCTATCTGCGGCCACTTGAAACGCTGCTCGGAATCGAGGTGCCACAGCGAGCAGAATACGTTCGGGTGATGCTCTGCGAACTCTTCCGCATCGCCAGCCATCTGGTCTGGCTCGGCAGCTATGCTCATGACATCGGCGCCATGACGCCGGTTTTCTACGCCTTCAATTCGCGCGAGAAAATTTTTGACATTATCGAAATGATCACCGGCGGGCGGATGCATCCCGCCTGGCTGCGCATCGGCGGGCTCCCTGCCGATCTGCCCAGCGGCTGGGAGAAGGTCGTCAAGGAATTCACCAAAGACTTCGATCAACTGATCAATGAACTCGACAAGATGATTTCCGACGGGCCAATCTTTCGCGCCCGCACCGAGGGGGTCGGCGTGCTGAGTACCGCCGAGGCGATCGACTGGGGGGTCACCGGCCCGAACCTGCGCGCCACTGGTTTTGCCTGGGACCTGCGCAAGACGATGCCCTATTCGGTCTATGACGACTTCGATTTCGACATCGTCACCGCGCAAAACGGTGATTGTTACGACCGTTACAAAGTCCGCCTGCTGGAATTAAAGGAAAGTATCAAGATCGTTCGCCAGGCTGCCGACAATATGCCGGAAGGGCGCTGGACGAGTGTCGACAATCGTTATGCCTATCCGCAACGCCCCGACACCGAACGCGATATCGAGACGCTGATTCACCACTTCGTCAACACCTCGCGCGGCCTGACCCCGCCGGTCGGTGAATGTTACCGGGCGATCGAATCAAGCAAGGGGGAATACGGCTACTACATGATCTCCGACGGCGGCAACATCCCCTACCGGATGCGCATCCGCACCCCGTCCTTCCCGCACATCCAGATCATGCCGATGCTTTCGCGCGGCTGGCAGCTGGCGGACATGATGGCGATCCTGGGGTCGGTGGATTTTATTTTGTCAGATCTGGATCGCTAAAAAGGCGATTTCACCACAGAGGACACGGAGAACACGGAGAAAACAAAGATAATTAAACAGGGATATTCAGGATGATCAGAATCAAAGTTTACGGTTTTGACTTTAACCTCAAAAGATTTTGTTTTTGATTCTAAACCCTGAGCATCCTTTTTAAATAAAGGTTTTGGAGTATTGAGATTTTCTCCGTGTCCTCCGTGCTCTCCGTGGTGAGAAAAAAGGTTTATGGAACTACTACCCGAAAATCAGCAAGAATTCTTTCGCAGCAAAGCCGCCGCCATCGCCCACCCGCGTGAGCTGGTGATCGACGCCTTGCGCGCGGTGCAGAGCCACCATGGCTGGGTACCGGACGAGGGCGTGACGCTGGTCGCCGCGCTGCTCGGGATTCTGCCGATTGAGGTCGAGGAAGTGGCGACCTTTTATGACAAGATTTTCCGCCGTCCGGTCGGCAAGCGGGTCATCCATGTCTGCGATTCGATCTGCTGCTGGACCCGCGAGGGGGAAGCGATCTTCGCCTATCTGCAAGAAAAACTCGGCATTGCACCGGGGGAAACAACAGCGGACGGGGTTTTCACCCTGCTGCCGACCTGTTGTCTGGGGGCCTGCGGCGACGCGCCGGCGATGATGATCGGTCTGACCACCTACGGCCCACTGACTCCGCAACGGGTCGACGAGATTCTGGCTCAGGTACGCGCAGAGGTGTCGGCATGAGCCCCAGGATCAGCGAGTACCCGCAGGTGCTGTTCAAGAATCGTGTTCCCGGCGAGACGGTCCTGATTGACGGCTACCGCACGACCGGCGGCTATACGGCCTTGGAAAAAGCGTTCAAAGAGCTCGATCCGGCGACGATTCGCGATCAGGCCAAACGCGCCAACCTGCGCGGTCGTGGTGGCGCGGGGTTCCCGACCGGGATCAAATGGTCGTTCTTCCCCGCCGATCAGCCAGGGAAAAAATATCTGGTCTGCAACTGCGACGAGATGGAGCCGGGCACCTACAAAGATCGGGAGCTGCTCAGGGCCGATCCGCATCAGCTGATTGAAGGGGTGATCATCTCTGCCTTTGCGCTGCAAACTCCGGTCGCCTATATTTTCATTCGTTACGCCTTCGAGGACTGTGCTGCCAATCTCGACCGCGCGGTCGCCGAAGCTACTGCCGCCGGGTATCTCGGCAAGAACATCCTCGGCAGCGGCTTCGACTGTGAAATCCACGTCCACCGCAGCGCCGGGCGTTACATCCTCGGCGAGGAAACGGCCCTGCTCAACGGCCTGGAAGGGAAACGCCCCAACCCGCGCTCGAAGCCGCCCTTTCCGGCGGTGCGCGGCCTCTTCGGTCAACCGACCACCGTGAACAATGTCGAGACTTTGGCGAACGTACCGCATATCATCAACCACGGCGCGGAATGGTACAAAGGGCTGGCACGCACCCTGGAGGGGGCCGGGACCAAGCTCTTCGGGCTCTCCGGACATCTCGAACGCACCGCCTGTTTCGAACTGCCGGTCGGCATTCCGCTGCGCGAGGTGGTCGAAGAGGTCGGCGGCGGGGTACGCGGCGGGCGCACGTTCAAGGCCTGTCTGCCGGGGGGTGCCTCAACTCCCTATCTGACCGCCGCCCAGCTCGATACTCCGCTCGACTTTGAACCGCTCGAAGCGGTCGGCAGCCGCTTCGGCACCGCCGGGGTGACGGTCTTCGACGATACCACCTGCATGGTCGCGGCGACGCTCAACCTGATCCGCTTCTTCGCCCGCGAAAGTTGCGGCTGGTGCACCCCCTGTCGCGACGGGCTGCCGGTGGTGGCCTGGCTGCTGAACAAGATCGAATCAGGCAAGGCCACTTTCGATGACATCGACATGCTCAAGGACCAGTTTCGCAACATCAGCGGTCGTTCGTTCTGCGCCCTTGCCGAAGGGGCGATGGGCCCGGTTGCCGGACTCCTTAACCATTTTGAACAGGAACTTGCGGATCACGTTATCAAGGGACGTTGTCCGCTGAAGAAAAAGTAACCATGCCGACCCTGACCATCGACAACCAGACCGTTACCGTAGCCGATGGCACCACCGTTATCCAGGCGGCGGAACGTCTGGGACTGGTGATTCCGCACTTCTGCTATCATGAAGCCCTCGGGGCGGCGGGGGCGTGTCGGCTCTGCGCGGTAAAAATCGACAGCGGTCCGATCAAGGGGATCCAGATGGCCTGCATGGTCCCGGCGCAGGACGGTATGGTAGTGACAACGCTCGACCCGGAAGCGGTGGAATTTCGCGCTCATGTTGCTGAATGGGCAATGACCGACCACCCCCACGACTGCCCGGTCTGCGATGAAGGGGGGGAATGTCAGCTTCAGGAGATGACGATCGCCGCCGGTCACGGGACGCGGCGTTTCCGGGGATTGAAACGCACCTATCCGAATCAGGATCTTGGCCCGTTCATCGTCCAGGAGATGAACCGCTGCATCCAGTGCTACCGTTGCGTGCGTACCTACCGCGACTACTGTGGCGGCACCGATTACGGCACCTTCGGGTCGCGCAACCGGGTCGCCTACGGGCGGGTCACGGCAGGACGGCTCGCAAGTCCCTTCTCCGGCAATATTATCGATGTCTGCCCGACCGGCGTTCTCACCGACAAAACCTTCCGCTTCAAATGCCGCAGTTGGGACTTGCAGGAAGCGCCATCGGTCTGCCCGCACTGCTCCCTCGGCTGCAACACCCTCCCCGGTGGACGCTATCGCGAACTGTTACGGGTTAAGGCGCGGGTCAATCGCGCGGTCAATGGCTTCTTCATCTGCGACCGGGGGCGTTTCGGCCACGGTTATCAGAATCATCCCCAACGCTTGCGGGAACCGCACGTCGATGGCGAAAGCGTCAGCTGGAACGACGCTCTGGCCGCCGTCCACGAACGAATCAGCCAAACCATCGAGCACCACGGCCACGGAACGGTCGCCTTCCTCGGCTCATGTCGCGCCACCCTTGAAGCAAACCTGTTGCTCGGGCAGTGGGCGGCAGCGACCAGCTGTACCCGAACGGTGTACGAATGTCATCCCGAGTTTGATCGCATCGCCCGCACCGTTACCGCCCGGCTCGGCGACCAGCGCCGCAGTCTTGGCGACATCCAGAGCAGCGACTTCATCCTGCTGATCGGCGCGGAACCACTGGCCGAAGCACCGCTGCTGGCGCTGGCCATCCGTCAGGCGGAGCGTAACGGCGCCCGGATTGTGATCCTCGATCCGCGTCCACCGCAACTGCCGTGTAGCTTCGAGCAGCTCCCCCTGACGCCGGAACAATTGCAACTGGCGCTGGAACAGTTGGCAACGAACAAGTTCAAGGGCTGGACGCGGGACGAATCGACCACCCTGCGAAATCTTGGGAAAGACCTGACGGCGGCGCAAAACCCGGTCATCATCGGCGCGGGCGCCCTGCTCGGCGCGGCGGGGATTGAGCGGCTCTTCGATCTGGTCGATGCCTCTTCGACAGCAGCGCGACCGTGTGGAGTGCTGGTGCCGCTGTCCGGACCGAACAGCTACGCCAGTGGCCTGCTCTCGAATGGCGGCCCCGATTTTGACGACCTGCTCGACGCCATCCTCAACGGGACGATAAAAGCGCTGGTCTGCCTTGAGACCGATCCGTTTGAGGATTATCCGCAGCACGGTCGCGCCCAGTCGGCACTGGCACAGCTGGAGAATCTGATTGTTCTCGACGCACTGCCAACCGAGACCACCCGTCACGCCGAGATCGTCCTGCCGACCACGGTTCCGGTCGAAAGTGACGGCTGTTACATCAACCATGAAGGGCGCCTCCAGGCGTTCGCTAAAGTCCTTGATCCGGGGCTCAGTGTTGCCATAACCGGTGGCGGCGATCATCCGCCGCGCACCTTTGAACAGAGCGCCCCCGGCAGCCTGCCCCGCCCGGCGTGGGCGATTCTGGCGGAGATTTTAAATCAACCGACCGAAACAGCAGCGCTGCGTCAGCAGCTCGCGCGCACCGATAATCGTTTCGCTGCCCTGACGCGAATTCATCCTGCAGCTGAAGGAGAGATTGTCACCGCCATCGGCATTCCGCCCCGACCACAAGATGATGACGGTGCGGTGGTGAGAAGCGTTCCCGGCAGCCTGCAACTCTGGCCGATCGACACGTTCGGTGGGGCTGATATCTTCGCCACCTATTCAGTCCATCTCGATCCGCTGCGTGACGAGCCGTACATTCTCCTGGCCGACGAAGACGCCCAACAGCGTGGTCTGACAGATGGTGCCGATGCCGTCCTGACCAGCGAACTCGGTCATCTCAGATTACGCGTCCGTTGCACCGCAACCGTCCCGGCAGGGATCGCCTTCCTGCCCCATCTGCTGCGCGGTGCCGCTTCCGGTTTTGTACCGGGTGGCGGCGCGCTGAGTTGCACATTGAAAGCGGTCGAGGGGGAAGCATGATGCTTGAGCTC encodes:
- the nuoE gene encoding NADH-quinone oxidoreductase subunit NuoE; the protein is MELLPENQQEFFRSKAAAIAHPRELVIDALRAVQSHHGWVPDEGVTLVAALLGILPIEVEEVATFYDKIFRRPVGKRVIHVCDSICCWTREGEAIFAYLQEKLGIAPGETTADGVFTLLPTCCLGACGDAPAMMIGLTTYGPLTPQRVDEILAQVRAEVSA
- the nuoF gene encoding NADH-quinone oxidoreductase subunit NuoF, with the protein product MSPRISEYPQVLFKNRVPGETVLIDGYRTTGGYTALEKAFKELDPATIRDQAKRANLRGRGGAGFPTGIKWSFFPADQPGKKYLVCNCDEMEPGTYKDRELLRADPHQLIEGVIISAFALQTPVAYIFIRYAFEDCAANLDRAVAEATAAGYLGKNILGSGFDCEIHVHRSAGRYILGEETALLNGLEGKRPNPRSKPPFPAVRGLFGQPTTVNNVETLANVPHIINHGAEWYKGLARTLEGAGTKLFGLSGHLERTACFELPVGIPLREVVEEVGGGVRGGRTFKACLPGGASTPYLTAAQLDTPLDFEPLEAVGSRFGTAGVTVFDDTTCMVAATLNLIRFFARESCGWCTPCRDGLPVVAWLLNKIESGKATFDDIDMLKDQFRNISGRSFCALAEGAMGPVAGLLNHFEQELADHVIKGRCPLKKK
- the nuoG gene encoding NADH-quinone oxidoreductase subunit NuoG, with the translated sequence MPTLTIDNQTVTVADGTTVIQAAERLGLVIPHFCYHEALGAAGACRLCAVKIDSGPIKGIQMACMVPAQDGMVVTTLDPEAVEFRAHVAEWAMTDHPHDCPVCDEGGECQLQEMTIAAGHGTRRFRGLKRTYPNQDLGPFIVQEMNRCIQCYRCVRTYRDYCGGTDYGTFGSRNRVAYGRVTAGRLASPFSGNIIDVCPTGVLTDKTFRFKCRSWDLQEAPSVCPHCSLGCNTLPGGRYRELLRVKARVNRAVNGFFICDRGRFGHGYQNHPQRLREPHVDGESVSWNDALAAVHERISQTIEHHGHGTVAFLGSCRATLEANLLLGQWAAATSCTRTVYECHPEFDRIARTVTARLGDQRRSLGDIQSSDFILLIGAEPLAEAPLLALAIRQAERNGARIVILDPRPPQLPCSFEQLPLTPEQLQLALEQLATNKFKGWTRDESTTLRNLGKDLTAAQNPVIIGAGALLGAAGIERLFDLVDASSTAARPCGVLVPLSGPNSYASGLLSNGGPDFDDLLDAILNGTIKALVCLETDPFEDYPQHGRAQSALAQLENLIVLDALPTETTRHAEIVLPTTVPVESDGCYINHEGRLQAFAKVLDPGLSVAITGGGDHPPRTFEQSAPGSLPRPAWAILAEILNQPTETAALRQQLARTDNRFAALTRIHPAAEGEIVTAIGIPPRPQDDDGAVVRSVPGSLQLWPIDTFGGADIFATYSVHLDPLRDEPYILLADEDAQQRGLTDGADAVLTSELGHLRLRVRCTATVPAGIAFLPHLLRGAASGFVPGGGALSCTLKAVEGEA